CTGCTGTctcatatattttttcctgaaatcatCCTACTGTAAACAAGAAACTTTATCTGACACAAGAAAATAtacaaacccaaacaaaaagaGCCTGAATCCTGGAGAAGAAGGTATTGTCTCACATTCTGTATTCTATGTTTAGAAACCCATGCAGTTTAACTCAACATGCAATTATATTGTCTGTGACAATCCATTTCAACAAGTGTTTCATCCTGGTGCAAAATAAAGGTCTAAACGACCCTTTTATCACCATCTGCTGTTATATTAGTGTACTGCAGAGCCAGGGAGCATGCCTGCCTGCAGGAGATGTAAGGTTAACGAACTTCATGGGACAGAGTGCCTTCTAATATTTAGTTCTGGAATTACCGCATGATTTTGCAGTGTTAAATTGCaagtaaaaataatgttgaGATATGAAGACAAAATGTCACAGTGAAACTGGCATCTCAGGAAGACAATTAGATTTTTTGAGCTTAAGATAGTTTCCAGGTTAATTTTGGCACCGTGGGCATTATGTCTTTGATATTACACTGCCTAGGAGATGGTAATTCTGGGgctgtcttttcttttgaaaccaGACTAGGTCTTTAAGTTCTTTAaagagagaatggtgaggtgctggaacaggctgccagagaggttgtggatgccctgaccctggaggtgttcaaagccagattggatggggccctgggcagcctggtctagtattaaatgtggaggttggtggccctgcatgtggaaggggcttggagattcatgatccttgaggtcccttccaaccctggtcattctgtgattctgtaattctgtgatagGTCATTTCAAACTAATAAGTCTGAAAATCCAAATTTGGTAGATATATATGCAAGTTTGTATATGCTATGCTAGTCAGTGACTGCAGTTACATGACTTTGAATGGCTTGGAAACAGGAAGAATACAGCAACaagcaggaagaaagaggaCATGGGGAAGAGAAtgtgaaaaatagagaaaaggaagtagtatttaaaaaagaacactgACAAAAAGGGAAAGTAAGGCTTTCAAAAATGATTGGATGAACTGACTGAAGGTAATGGTGAGAGGGCCAAAAAGCATGGTCTTAACTTTTCAGCAGTGTCATTAGTAGTCACTTGCATTCTagacagaaattttaaaaacgGACCATGTATCTCAGAACATGGAtccaagagcagagaaaaatatatatataaacaccccaaaaaatcaacatttattttccctagTGTTTCCCTACATATTTACTATGGTACCACAGTATGATATTCAGGGCAGAACTGTAGGAAgcattttttagttttgtttgccGCTCTAAATTTGTTAAGTTTATACAGTCTCAGTTGTGTAATATTGGCTATGCCGATATGACTGTGATCAACTTGCAGAAAATTATCTTTGCTGGCTTCAAGGAGCAGTGGTAGGGGAAATAAAAGATTGCCTTGTAATGTGTATGATTTATGCCAAAATTAACTGATGGTCATTCTATACTGGAATATAGGCTGGTATTTATGTCCAGCGAGATGTCAGCTGTAAATCCAGACCTTTCTTCCTCCTGAGCAGAACTGAAACTGAAAGTGAAGTccttaatatttaaaatctcTGCTTGATGCACAGTATTCTATATATATAATaatcatgttttgtttttggtgcaCTTTTCgttttaaaaagaataaggGAATCTCTGTAGGAATTTCTTGACAGAGGATATCTCACTTGTTGCTTCACCAACAGGGTAAAACACTTGTATTCCTTACTGGTGAGCTTTTTTTCAGCTGCCAGGGACACTGACGAGATTTGTCAGTTTCTCCTACTATTGTCACCAGATGGCTGTGTCAGTGCTGCCCCATCACAGATGTGAGTTTTCCCCCATCTATTAGTGAATATTTTGGGACCTTGGCTGTAGTTGTACAGAACATATACAAGTATGAAACTCACAcctatattttttattataattatttcctTGTAGGGAACAGAGATATGAGCAAAAGGCTTATCTTGTATAAACCTGTAAACCATGGTTTGAAACCCAATTTACAATGGAAGTCTGGCATACAGATCTCCAGTGAGTATGAAATATCATTTAGTAGAGTTAGCATAATGCATCTAAGGATAATCaagtcttttttgttgttaaatttGACTTGGGCTAGGCTTTGCATAGTGGGTAGCCATTGCTGTAGCGCTTCAAAATAAAAGTGCTTCTTTATGTTCATATTATAGGCATAAGTCTACCTGAAAAATTAAAGTAGCACTTTCGGGGAAGTAGTGCTGGTTATTGTTAATAGCATATTAAATCTATAAATTTAGATTTGAAATTGATAGCTTTTGTTGATGCTACTAATGTCAACAGGCCCAGCCTTTTGCTTAAAACTAAATGTTTTGATTAATTCTAATGTGACAATTCAGAATTTGGAGAAACTGCTGCCTTAATCCTAAGCACCTCTAGCCAACTGTTTATCATCCTAATGCCCTTCTGtttaatatttacttatttgaaCATTGCTACCTTACTCTTTTTGCAAATCCATGTTAGCATTGATGTCATAAAGTAAGCAGAATGAATGTGTGAAATTGCTTGTAAAATTATCAAATGAAATGAATAGCAAAtatgatgacttttttttttaaagttggaTAAGGAACTGTCAGCAATGATGCACTCTGGTAATGCTTACTAGAGCTGAACAGTATATATATAAGTCTGTGCAAAAGAGGCAGCTAGGCAGATCTCAGGATCCTCAAGGCTTTCCATAGTTCCAGAAGAGAGAATAGCAGATCTTTCTACAACTGCTGCATATCACTTCAAAATATAAAAGGTAAGATTTATGTGAGGTACTAATACAATTCATCTGAGAAAGCTGAATGCATTTTCTGAATTGTATTGTCCAAAGATTGCAACAGAGATGCAGGATCTTTCAACaaattgttgttttcttctgtggttATACTTCTTAATGTTTGAAATTAATGACATCaccatttaaatttttttaatctattgaGTTAGTTTAACAGAATAATCCCAAAATGGAACGTCAACTACTAGGATTGCAGAAGCAGTTGAGAGAAGGAAAGTTAAGCATGTAAAGATGCAAAACAGGCATTGTAGTAAGAATTTAAATGTGAAATACAAAACTATtgatatttatgtttttatttacttcagGGATATTTAAtgaacattattttaaaaatattcattccTTACGGCTCCTTCCTAAATATGAATCAATATAGATTAACTTgggaaaatacaaacaaaataaatgggTCTATACAAACGTTGACTGAAAATTGTCCAAAACAGCTTGTCACCCCATCACCCTACAGATTACCATTCCATTGCCCTACTTTCAGATTAGTCCATCTCaaaaaactattattttcatATCACTGTAAGATCTTAATGGGAAATTttatagcattaaaaaaaaataaaacctttcaaGTTATTTTGCTTATtgtataaaatttaatttacttttctgGTCTGGACTTCCTTAGGCTAGAATTGCTACAGATAAATAGATGTAAAGCACATCTATCCAAAACAGTAATACActaataatagaaataattgcTGTCTGTAATTGTTGCTTCAATAGAAATCTACTTTATTCACttgtatattttcatttgtaatattcctttttttttttagtgatgTCATTccgtattttttatttttaaactggaaatgGATACAAATCTgacttttgaaataattttttttttgaaaactcaGTAACATTAGGTTAGTATAACTTGCACAGTGTGCAAAAGATAACCACAGCAAAATACGTGGGAAAACTAAAAAATTCAGTTTGatcaagaaaataatattcatttCATACTTTCTGATAGCACAAAGTGAGATCCTTTTgattagaaatgtttttcataagCACCTTCTATGTGAAATTAGCTTTAGTTTTCCTGCACCCTAACGGTAGAATCcctgtgtttttcttattaTAATTAGAAATGACAAGTGCTAAATGCTGAACAGACTAAACAGTTTCTAAATTTTTAGGAAAATATGTTTGACAGAGGTTTTAACAGCTAGTtagtacatttttaaatgtttattctATTGATGGCCAGGTTTCTCTTACTTGAAAATGTGATTAATTTCCAAAACTGCATTTgtacatctttctttttattaatcttCTCAGAATTTGATTCTTAAAAATTTAGAAACAAGTTCTatatacatttaaatttaaacatatttttaatgcataaaGTAGCTAGTGGGACTGTTTGTATCTAAAAGCCCTATAGAACTGAGACTCAAGAGTTAGCTCAAGATATGATTAAATCACTGAATATCTGTTTGTCAGTTACAATaggctttaaatatttattttcaagttgtATACATCACAATAGCTTTTTTGTCTGATATTATTATAAACAGACTGGATTAAAGATGAGGCTAATTCTTTCACTCCGTTTCAGTGACTTAGGTTTATATCTAAACTTTATCATGATTTAACAGTGGTACAAACAGTAGTAAAGTATATATCCTGTTCTAGTTTTTCAAATTAAGTATACTATTACACATGGAATATTTACTTACGTATAGTGCAATACCCGGAGTATATTTGGTGTCTGGACTAACTCATTTATAGCTATGTCAGCTAGCATGAGGGTCACTACACAGAAATCAAGCCATTTTTGTGATCATAGTAAAGTAATCTACCTAAGAATAAGGCAGATCTTTCGTTGTGTCATTGAAAACCTATGAAATGTGAAATTATGCATTCTTTGGGACTAACATTGGATGTCAGTGTTGCACCACCAAATTACAGCTCCAACTGAAATAGACAAAAAGAGAGTTTGATATAATAGTTAAGATTATAATAGGACTGAATAGGAATGATTACATGGCCACTCCATTTGTTGTTACTACAGGTATGTTTTATAGAGATGTAGGAAACAAATCTCATATATGACAGCATTACAAAAgcattacaaaagaaaacacgTTACACactctgtggggaaaaaaaaaaaaaacgaaaagaTACTGTCAGTAGCTCCCGATAGAGACAAGGAAATTGACTCCATtgtttaaaacaataaaatccaCCAGGAAGTCTTATATTcatcaatttattttccattttttattgaGATTTAATTAAGATTTTGAATGACTAAATATTTTGATACTGGCATTGAGGTATTGAAGCAAAATAGCCTAGAGTCCTCCAGGCCATTGTATATTTAAATCCAACCTATTATGACAAGGCATAGagaatatatgtattttctttcaaattgaATTTACATATCAAATTATCAGAGCTGGAGAAGTTTAATGCAGATTACATTTAGTGGGGATGGTGTTTATAGCTGGGTCCTATTATACCACCTATAGCTTTACCTCAGTGCATTCATCTTTCctatttcactttgtttttcagactgtAACATAAAATTCTACAGGAAAATTTCATGGATAGCAGAAGGGCTCCGTCAAACAGCCAAGTATCAGTCCAAGTTCAATGACAATGATGAAATTATTTCCAGTGACATTTTGAACATGTGAACTCATGAGTATTTACTATTCATTATTCAATGATTTAGCATTTACTCCTTGAATGAATCGTGTATTTGAAAGCACCTAGCaacattttaaatcaatttCCTTGTTTATACAGTCATTCCACAAATTTAAGTGATCAAAACATTGATGAACAATAAACAATACTTATGGATTTTGTAAGCAGATATCCCTTCATTTCCTGCTTACACAGACAACCTCAGTGCTTTTCAGACTATTAAATTATCATAGTCCATTTTGGCAGGGTTCTGTAAGACCCAAATGAAAAGCGTTCATTTTATAAACAGTTTGCCCTACACGAAATTATGTGTCAACAGGGctattaatatattaaatagtGAAAATCATGGCACCTAATCAGAAAATTGGATTATGCGTTTTTTGCAGTGGTGACAGTTCAATAAAAGTTTCAACTGAACTACTTACATGAGTAAACAAGTCACTTACTCAAATAAGACACAGCTTGGCTGTAAACCACCGGTACAtttgtaaataaagaaatactatAAATTACATTGTATAATCTCACAGTAAAGTCAGCAAGTCTTGAAATTATTAGAGTGCTTGTGATAATAATGTACTCATTTCTTTTGTGTGACTAAAGTCAGTAGAATGACCTAAAACAGTAAGAATTATACCTGGAagacagtattttcttcttcagtttgtTAACATTTAGACAAAGCATATTCACTATATCTTGTATATCCCATGAAACCCCATAGTAGAAGTGGTTAAGCGAAACAGAATATTGTGTTAAATGTGCAAGAAGTAAAGACCTTGGAATATCCTGCAATAAATTGTTAAGCCATTGCGaggcttaattttttttctaagtagtCTCCTAATAATATGCCATTTACTCAAGAGGTCTACTGCTGCAATATGTGTTATTTCCAAAACGTAACAAAATTAAAGGAGTGTTACAggtcagaaagaaagaacaaggagCTGCTGATATGACAGCATTCCTGACAGAAATTTGCTTGACTTTGTCTCTACTACAGGAAAAAGTAGAAGTCATACCACTGCCCTAGTTTTGCAGTAAAACAGTGTTATGAAAATAGATACAATGCTTCTGCCATCAGCAGAACTTAGAGCAAAGGACATAAGGACCTTTTACAAAGGATACAGATACTCTCATCTCACCTTACAATTCTGAATATAGAATAAAGCTTAAAAACTAGAGCAGAAACTACATTTTTTGAATGTCTGCCCAAGGCATTTTAGACTCCATTCATTACACAGGATCTCAATTTCTTCAAGTTTAGATCAGCACTGATGATGTTTCTTTCTGATGTAATTGATTCAGTGATAAGTAAAGATGATTACATATTTCTTTGTTgccttatttctgttttgacaggcaatgaaaatgaaaagtatttattttattgctggACTCTTTTTAATGATAGTTCAAGGCAGCTGGCAAAATCCTCTTCAGGATACAGAGGAGAAATCAAGGTAAATTCTTTAGAGCAACCTCCTAGAAACCCTTagcctgaattttgctttcttattcttCAAAGCAAAGCATATCATGATTTATAGAAAGTACTTAATCTACTGTTGGAACTGGTAAAATCTTTTAATGTTGCAAAGTGTGGCACAGTAGCTTTTGTTATTCTAAATAGTAGGTGCTTTTGTTATCCAATAAACCTTGTAAATGTGCAGTATCCAAGCTACaatattgtttcattttactAGCCTGCTAACAACCAAAAATATTCCACTTTTTTCACTTTATAAAAGATACTGTTAAAAGAAATGTTAGTACATCTCTAGAATGTACTGCAGATATTGCCAGTGAACAACTTCTAAACTTTTCTTAGATCATTCAAAGCTTCCCAGTCTGAACCATTAGATGAATCTAGGCAGCTGAATGAAGTAAAGCGTCATTCACAAGGCACGTTCACCAGTGACTACAGCAAATACTTGGACAGCAGACGAGCTCAGGATTTTGTGCAATGGTTAATGAGCACTAAAAGAAATGGGTAAGAGTTTTCGGTCACATTGCTCTATTCATGCTGATAGAACAGCCAAAAATCTGAATGAAttcaatttctttatttcagcttcCCGTCACAGACCACATGTAATCCTCAAATTACTAATGTACTTAGCGAAAATTTATACAgaactttaatattttattagaaatgTACGTATGTACAACATTAGTCAAAACTGATTGGATAAATTAAACATAGTGTCATTATATTATCTAATATGTGATCTAAAATGAGACTGTATCTCTGCCTCTTTGGGACAGATAGTTCATTCACTGAAACAAATTTCAATATGTACAAGATACACAAATATCAGGTAAAAATATAGCTGATGAGCCTTAATAGGACTTTCTGCCTCTGGTTGCTTTAATCCTGAAGTTTCATTTGTGAAAAGAGAGCTGAGATTTAAGCTTAATTGACCAATGGTTTACAAATGTTCTGTTGAGGCATGAGTTGGCATGGTTTTCTGAAGGTACAGTTTGTTTAAACAAAGGCTAACAAACTAAGAGCATGAATAATGAAATAGCAAGTAATTCTATGTCCTGCATTCTGGAGAAGATCTGCCTACAGAATCAAAAAATCTGTTATATTAATCTTTTAAATCACTATGGAAATCTTTAAAGTAATCATTTCTAGATACAATATTAATTTAAGTACATAAGACTTAGAAAACATTTATAATGTTTCATCCATCATTCATGGTTGTTTATGATAATATATAGATAACAACCAATATAATTTTATCAGCTCATTCATGCTCTGCAATGTACTGCTAATAATGATCTAATGGTTGTGGAATTCCGCTACAGCCAACAAGGACAGGAGGACAAAGAGAATGATGAATTCCCGGACCAGCTATCAAGGTATTCTATTTGCTACAGAATTGTTACtcaaaaaaagttaattttctgttaaaaaaataaataaataaactggtattctttaaaatgttaGCATAATCAGAGAAATACTTATCAAAAGAAATTATGCTGCATCTGTTCTTTTtatgaggaaagagaaaacatctgtttttcatGTCTGTACATGCGTGCTTTTGCTATGTGCAATGACTTCAGGAATTGCAATAGCATGAGAATAAGACATACCAGGAAAGGATATCCCAAATAATACAGGAGAGTAGAGTAGAGAATGagattgggggaaaaaaagaaaacaatttgggCTGAAGGCTTAAATTTGTTTCCTGTGATTCTA
Above is a genomic segment from Meleagris gallopavo isolate NT-WF06-2002-E0010 breed Aviagen turkey brand Nicholas breeding stock chromosome 7, Turkey_5.1, whole genome shotgun sequence containing:
- the GCG gene encoding glucagon, which produces MKMKSIYFIAGLFLMIVQGSWQNPLQDTEEKSRSFKASQSEPLDESRQLNEVKRHSQGTFTSDYSKYLDSRRAQDFVQWLMSTKRNGQQGQEDKENDEFPDQLSSNAISKRHSEFERHAEGTYTSDITSYLEGQAAKEFIAWLVNGRGRRDFPEKALMAEEMGRRHADGTFTSDINKILDDMAAKEFLKWLINTKVTQRDLLGEYQ